A region of Haloplanus sp. XH21 DNA encodes the following proteins:
- a CDS encoding YeeE/YedE family protein has protein sequence MASLVPLLAVSDHFPRGILPYLLGGLLVGLGAAVIYLATGIIAGASTFLESTLSYVSTVDRFNRFKYVQSRGWRVVFTLGIVSGAAIWGLALAPDPTIWTTDVQWWRLLGGGVLVGIGTRLGKGCTSGHGVCGVGSLSNTSLVNVVTFLAFAIGTAQLVQALGVAP, from the coding sequence GCAGTGAGCGACCACTTCCCGCGCGGGATACTGCCGTATCTCCTCGGCGGGTTGCTCGTCGGGCTCGGCGCGGCGGTCATCTATCTCGCAACCGGGATCATCGCGGGCGCGAGCACGTTCCTCGAGTCGACACTCTCGTATGTCTCTACCGTCGACCGATTCAACCGGTTCAAGTACGTCCAATCGCGCGGCTGGCGAGTCGTGTTTACGCTCGGCATCGTCAGTGGTGCGGCCATCTGGGGGCTCGCCCTCGCACCCGATCCGACCATCTGGACGACTGACGTTCAGTGGTGGCGCCTGCTCGGCGGCGGCGTCCTCGTCGGCATCGGCACACGTCTCGGGAAAGGCTGTACGTCGGGCCACGGCGTCTGTGGGGTCGGCTCGCTGTCGAACACCTCGTTGGTTAATGTCGTGACGTTCCTGGCGTTCGCGATCGGAACCGCCCAACTCGTGCAGGCACTGGGGGTGGCTCCATGA
- a CDS encoding DUF6691 family protein, giving the protein MSDTARSPLVLPVIYIGGLIFGLGLAISGMARPEVVLDFLQLEDFGLLFVMGGAAIVTGITFTVATRYLDRAPLTASEYTRRVKEFDHNVVIGGAIFGVGWGLSGICPGAAYASFGVGNYPILWAIAGMFLGAYVQGYARSFRGGDTGGS; this is encoded by the coding sequence ATGAGTGACACCGCCCGCAGTCCGCTGGTCCTCCCCGTCATTTACATCGGGGGGCTGATCTTCGGACTGGGACTGGCCATCAGTGGGATGGCCCGCCCGGAGGTCGTCTTGGACTTCCTCCAGCTCGAGGACTTCGGCCTCCTGTTCGTGATGGGAGGCGCCGCCATCGTCACGGGGATCACCTTCACCGTCGCGACGCGCTATCTGGACCGCGCGCCGCTCACCGCTAGTGAGTACACGCGGCGGGTGAAAGAGTTCGACCACAACGTCGTCATTGGGGGGGCCATCTTCGGCGTCGGCTGGGGTCTCTCCGGGATCTGCCCCGGCGCGGCCTACGCAAGCTTCGGCGTCGGCAACTACCCCATCCTCTGGGCGATTGCGGGCATGTTCCTCGGTGCGTACGTCCAGGGATACGCTCGCTCGTTCCGGGGCGGCGATACAGGAGGCAGCTAA
- a CDS encoding DUF7512 family protein: MFGLESLSSSTQAVATVGLVLAEAIVLYVGYGALSNTVGPAVVDAIGGA; this comes from the coding sequence ATGTTCGGACTTGAGAGCTTGAGTAGTTCAACGCAGGCGGTAGCCACCGTGGGACTCGTCCTTGCGGAGGCCATCGTCCTGTACGTTGGGTACGGTGCGCTCAGTAACACAGTCGGACCGGCCGTGGTCGACGCGATCGGGGGTGCCTGA